Proteins found in one Paenibacillus dendritiformis genomic segment:
- a CDS encoding helix-turn-helix domain-containing protein yields MRSIMNLLLKLRKRSLSRVLTAMIVSNLCLLLIPVTMGLFLYTMVEDVLENNARRSNSAMLEQLRLSMDHKLKELDILAKQVAFNPKLTALLSSSGTASEESYKQVEFVRDYLNRYQSFASGFVKDFYVHLQAGDLILKPGLRTDATTFYEKYYAYAEMDAEAWRSGMLDGYHSMTYLPSAALLQDPVNGGSPAKVITYVQSLPIYEVSGTRGSLVILIDEQKVQEMFKQIELANDSTIFIVNPNREIIAATDPDLEMPDEMADQLAKGSGLFNYAWNGTDSIVSYTSSAEAGWHYVSVMPKDRFMQRVESMKQIALFVLIVALGCGGATAYWIAYRHYSPVKRMVDAIIQGKPDRRRPGNEYEFIRESIEGTLLEEKHLRSRLLQQAPVIRSNFLSRLIRGYVDLDREPLESQLDFLNMEFLSDRFAVFIVQAEDITGYANQESEAKWTQIRFIISNIGTDMIQARHIGYAVELERDRIGFLCNFDPALAEDHAKDLQEMTEQLLDMMHNRFRISLTIAVSDIHEGPAQIGHAYLEALAAFDYRMFRGRNAVIHFGEIQDVTPHYYYPLEFEAQLVNHVKSGDTENVGKLLDNIYEMNFNAAKTTFELGMCLFFNIMSTFLKITNSTNTDHAALLGPNIDPIKNLFNYKTVEEMHAETKRLFVRLTASFQTAQSDHSKQLLADIMQMIELHLHDQNLGLVMIADHFGMTPQYVSSFFKKASNQNLTDYITRARIDLAKAHMAQSDLTNAQVAQMVGYTNDVVFIRAFKKLEGVTPGKYRISIQRSSCERDKEANL; encoded by the coding sequence TTGCGATCGATAATGAACCTTCTTCTGAAGCTTCGCAAACGCAGCTTGAGCCGCGTCTTGACGGCGATGATTGTGTCGAACCTGTGCTTGCTGCTGATTCCGGTCACCATGGGCTTGTTCCTCTATACGATGGTGGAGGATGTGCTCGAAAATAATGCCAGACGGTCCAACTCGGCGATGCTGGAGCAGCTTCGGCTATCGATGGATCATAAGCTGAAGGAGCTGGACATCCTCGCGAAGCAGGTGGCTTTCAATCCGAAGCTGACCGCTCTCCTCAGCTCCAGCGGAACGGCAAGCGAGGAGTCGTATAAGCAGGTCGAGTTCGTGCGCGACTATTTGAACCGCTACCAGAGCTTCGCCAGCGGCTTCGTGAAGGACTTCTATGTTCATCTGCAGGCGGGGGACCTGATTCTGAAGCCGGGACTGCGAACCGACGCGACGACCTTCTATGAAAAGTATTACGCGTATGCGGAGATGGATGCGGAAGCCTGGCGCTCCGGCATGCTGGATGGCTATCACAGCATGACCTATCTGCCTTCGGCTGCGCTGCTGCAGGATCCGGTCAATGGCGGGAGCCCGGCCAAGGTGATCACGTATGTGCAATCGCTTCCAATCTATGAAGTGAGCGGGACGCGCGGCTCGCTGGTCATCTTGATCGACGAGCAGAAGGTGCAGGAAATGTTCAAGCAGATCGAGCTGGCGAACGATAGCACCATCTTCATCGTGAATCCTAACCGGGAGATTATCGCGGCTACCGATCCCGACCTTGAGATGCCTGACGAGATGGCGGATCAGTTGGCGAAGGGCTCCGGCTTATTCAATTACGCCTGGAATGGTACCGATAGCATCGTGTCTTATACTTCGTCCGCGGAAGCCGGCTGGCATTATGTGTCGGTGATGCCGAAGGATCGGTTCATGCAGCGGGTCGAGAGCATGAAGCAGATCGCGCTCTTCGTCTTGATCGTGGCCTTGGGATGCGGAGGGGCGACGGCTTACTGGATCGCTTACCGTCATTATAGTCCCGTGAAAAGAATGGTCGACGCCATTATCCAAGGCAAGCCGGATCGGAGGCGGCCGGGGAATGAATATGAGTTCATCCGCGAATCGATCGAGGGGACGCTGCTCGAAGAGAAGCATCTGCGCAGCCGTCTGCTGCAGCAGGCTCCGGTCATCCGGAGCAATTTCCTCTCGCGCCTTATCCGCGGGTATGTAGATCTCGATCGGGAGCCGCTCGAGTCTCAGCTCGACTTCCTGAATATGGAGTTCCTGTCGGATCGGTTCGCCGTCTTCATCGTGCAGGCGGAAGACATTACGGGGTATGCGAACCAGGAGTCGGAGGCGAAGTGGACGCAGATTCGCTTCATTATCTCGAATATCGGAACCGATATGATTCAGGCCCGCCATATCGGCTATGCCGTCGAGCTGGAGCGGGACCGGATTGGCTTTCTCTGTAATTTCGACCCTGCGCTGGCGGAGGATCACGCGAAGGATCTGCAGGAGATGACCGAGCAATTGCTGGACATGATGCATAACCGGTTCCGCATCTCCTTGACGATCGCGGTCAGCGATATTCATGAGGGTCCCGCCCAGATCGGCCATGCCTATCTGGAAGCGCTGGCAGCCTTCGACTACCGCATGTTCCGGGGACGGAATGCGGTTATCCATTTCGGCGAGATTCAGGATGTCACCCCGCATTATTATTATCCGCTTGAATTCGAAGCGCAGCTGGTCAACCACGTGAAGAGCGGGGATACCGAGAATGTCGGGAAGCTGCTGGACAATATTTACGAGATGAATTTCAACGCGGCCAAGACGACATTCGAGCTGGGGATGTGCCTGTTTTTCAATATTATGAGCACGTTCCTGAAAATTACGAATTCGACCAATACGGATCATGCAGCGCTGCTGGGCCCGAATATCGATCCGATCAAAAATCTATTCAATTATAAGACCGTGGAAGAGATGCACGCCGAGACGAAGCGCTTGTTCGTACGGCTCACGGCCTCCTTCCAGACGGCTCAGAGCGATCACAGCAAGCAGCTCTTGGCGGACATTATGCAGATGATCGAACTTCATCTGCATGATCAGAATCTGGGGCTGGTCATGATCGCGGATCATTTCGGCATGACTCCGCAGTATGTATCCAGCTTCTTCAAGAAGGCGAGTAACCAGAATCTGACCGACTACATTACCCGTGCCCGGATTGATCTGGCGAAGGCGCATATGGCGCAGTCCGATCTTACCAATGCGCAGGTCGCTCAGATGGTGGGGTATACGAATGACGTCGTATTCATTCGTGCCTTTAAGAAGCTGGAGGGAGTGACCCCGGGCAAGTATCGCATCAGCATTCAGCGTTCCTCTTGCGAACGCGATAAGGAGGCTAATCTATGA
- a CDS encoding glycoside hydrolase family 88 protein encodes MTTTNIFREAIAEPHRFGVSGQAVWSTEKCDQAIEYVLRQIDRNLEPFARQFPAPASVNLIYPAIGNTEWTSSFWTGMLWLAYEVTGEAKYRNTAELQLESYKERIEKRIATGTHDLGFLYSLSCIAAYKLTGNTEAKAIALQAAELLMERYFAKAGIIQAWGNLNNPSQRGRMIVDCAMNLPLLYWASEMTGDDRYHEAAERHIRQTASYLIRGNASTYHTFYMDTETGEPKYGKTAQGYADDSCWSRGQAWAMYGLPLSYRYTRDAALLEQAENVTHYYLNRLPADYVCYWDLIFTEGEEERDSSAAAIAACGMMELAKHLPLTHEHRRLYENAALLTLDSLAARYTSAARPESNGVLLHAVYGKPLGNGVDECCIWGDYFYFEALVRARTDWRSYW; translated from the coding sequence ATGACCACCACGAATATTTTTCGGGAAGCGATCGCGGAACCGCATCGCTTCGGGGTGAGCGGGCAAGCGGTATGGAGCACAGAAAAATGCGATCAGGCGATTGAATATGTGCTTCGCCAGATCGATCGCAATCTGGAGCCGTTCGCCCGCCAGTTCCCGGCGCCGGCAAGCGTCAATCTCATCTATCCGGCTATCGGAAATACCGAATGGACCTCGTCCTTCTGGACGGGCATGCTCTGGCTGGCCTATGAAGTGACCGGCGAGGCGAAATACCGGAACACGGCCGAACTGCAATTGGAGAGCTACAAGGAGCGGATCGAGAAGCGGATTGCGACCGGGACGCATGATCTCGGCTTCCTCTATTCGCTGTCCTGCATCGCCGCCTACAAGCTCACCGGCAATACGGAAGCGAAGGCGATCGCGCTGCAGGCCGCGGAGCTTCTGATGGAGCGCTATTTCGCAAAGGCGGGCATCATTCAGGCATGGGGCAATCTGAACAATCCGAGCCAGCGCGGGCGGATGATCGTCGATTGCGCGATGAATCTGCCGCTGCTCTACTGGGCTTCCGAGATGACGGGGGATGATCGCTATCACGAGGCGGCGGAGCGCCATATCCGGCAGACGGCGAGCTATCTCATTCGCGGCAACGCTTCGACGTATCACACGTTCTATATGGATACGGAGACGGGCGAGCCGAAGTACGGCAAGACCGCGCAGGGCTATGCCGACGATTCCTGCTGGTCGCGCGGCCAGGCGTGGGCGATGTACGGGCTTCCGCTTAGTTACCGCTATACCCGGGATGCGGCGCTGCTCGAGCAAGCGGAGAACGTGACTCATTATTATTTGAACCGGCTGCCGGCTGATTATGTCTGCTATTGGGATCTGATCTTTACTGAAGGGGAGGAAGAACGGGACAGCTCAGCCGCGGCGATCGCGGCCTGCGGGATGATGGAGCTGGCGAAGCATCTGCCGCTGACGCATGAACACCGCCGGCTGTATGAGAATGCGGCGCTGCTGACGCTTGATTCGCTGGCGGCGCGCTACACTTCGGCCGCGCGTCCCGAATCGAACGGAGTGCTCCTCCATGCCGTCTACGGCAAGCCTCTCGGCAACGGCGTCGACGAATGCTGCATCTGGGGCGATTATTTTTATTTCGAGGCGCTGGTGCGGGCCCGAACAGACTGGCGCAGCTATTGGTAG
- a CDS encoding carbohydrate ABC transporter permease — translation MLLLCFVTLYPFIYVGFASLSSPASLAQHRGLLLAPLELNLSAYKAVFDNPMITTGYRNTLIYVTCGTAINLLLTAIGAYVLSRRNLYFKNILMLLIVITMFFGGGLIPTYLLINKLGMLNTVWALLIPGAISTFNMIIMRTGFQSVPISLEESARIDGANDLVILFRIIIPLSMPVIAVMILWYAVGHWNSYFSALIYMRDRELFPLQLVLREILITNSMDSMMTDSGAGDRIAIAETIKYATIIVSTLPILVLYPFLQKYFVKGVLIGAIKE, via the coding sequence ATGCTGCTGCTCTGCTTCGTGACGCTGTATCCGTTCATCTATGTCGGATTCGCTTCCTTGAGCAGTCCCGCCTCGCTCGCTCAGCATCGCGGGCTGCTGCTGGCACCGCTGGAGCTGAACTTGAGCGCGTATAAGGCCGTATTCGACAATCCGATGATTACGACGGGATACCGGAATACGCTGATCTATGTCACCTGCGGCACGGCGATCAATCTGCTCTTGACGGCTATCGGGGCTTATGTGCTGTCGCGGCGCAATCTGTATTTCAAAAATATTCTCATGCTGCTGATCGTCATTACGATGTTCTTCGGCGGGGGACTGATTCCGACGTACCTGCTCATTAACAAGCTCGGGATGCTGAATACGGTCTGGGCCCTGCTCATTCCCGGGGCGATCAGCACCTTCAACATGATTATTATGCGAACCGGATTCCAGTCTGTTCCGATTAGTCTGGAGGAGTCGGCGCGCATCGACGGGGCGAATGATCTCGTCATTCTGTTCCGCATCATCATTCCGTTATCGATGCCGGTCATCGCGGTCATGATCCTGTGGTATGCCGTCGGGCATTGGAATTCCTACTTCAGCGCCCTGATCTATATGCGGGATCGGGAGCTGTTCCCGCTGCAGCTCGTGCTGCGCGAGATTCTGATCACGAACTCGATGGACAGCATGATGACCGACTCCGGGGCGGGCGATCGGATTGCGATTGCGGAGACGATCAAGTATGCGACGATCATTGTCTCGACGCTGCCGATTCTGGTGCTCTATCCTTTTCTGCAAAAATATTTTGTCAAAGGCGTATTAATCGGAGCTATCAAAGAATAG